One genomic region from Flavobacterium lindanitolerans encodes:
- a CDS encoding LLM class flavin-dependent oxidoreductase has translation METTNKKTAYSILELAIVSSGVTIEQTFKNSVDLAQKTEEMGYKRFWLAEHHNMIHVASVATSVLIGHIAGNTKSIRVGSGGIMLPNHSPLIVAEQFGTLGRLYPNRIDLGLGRAPGTDQITAHAIRSDRMQSVHNFPGEIKQIQKYFSNENEWSQVRAVVAEGVNVPLYILGSSLDSAHLAAKMGLPYAFASHFATGLLQEALDIYRKEFQPSEWLDKPYTIAGVNVIAANTDDEAERNFTSLIRMFLGILTGKREALQPPMEMTDELMMIQHNPAVREMLKYSFVGRKEAVAKQLDKFLLEIGVDELMVVSNMHAHKDRVVSYQILSEIINERNSQ, from the coding sequence ATGGAAACAACAAATAAAAAAACAGCCTACTCGATATTGGAACTGGCTATCGTATCGAGCGGGGTGACAATAGAACAGACATTTAAGAATAGCGTAGACCTTGCCCAAAAAACAGAAGAAATGGGTTACAAGCGATTCTGGCTGGCAGAACATCATAATATGATTCATGTAGCGAGTGTAGCTACATCGGTTCTTATCGGGCACATAGCCGGAAATACCAAATCCATAAGGGTAGGTTCCGGAGGTATTATGCTGCCCAACCATTCGCCGCTTATCGTGGCAGAGCAGTTTGGTACGCTCGGCAGGCTTTATCCAAATCGAATTGATTTGGGATTGGGCAGGGCACCGGGTACTGACCAGATTACGGCGCATGCCATACGTAGTGACAGAATGCAGTCAGTACACAATTTTCCGGGAGAGATTAAGCAGATACAAAAGTATTTTTCAAATGAGAATGAGTGGTCGCAGGTACGAGCGGTTGTGGCTGAAGGAGTGAATGTACCGCTGTATATTTTAGGCTCCAGTCTGGACAGTGCACACCTTGCTGCAAAAATGGGACTGCCTTATGCTTTTGCAAGCCATTTTGCTACCGGTTTGCTGCAAGAGGCGTTGGATATATACAGAAAGGAGTTCCAACCATCGGAGTGGCTTGACAAGCCTTATACCATTGCCGGAGTCAATGTCATAGCGGCTAATACCGACGATGAAGCAGAAAGAAATTTTACATCGCTCATTCGCATGTTCCTCGGTATCCTTACAGGAAAAAGAGAAGCACTCCAACCACCAATGGAAATGACCGACGAGCTAATGATGATACAGCATAATCCTGCGGTACGAGAGATGCTTAAATACTCATTTGTAGGACGAAAAGAAGCGGTTGCCAAGCAATTGGATAAATTCCTTTTAGAAATCGGTGTCGATGAACTTATGGTAGTTTCCAATATGCATGCGCATAAGGATAGAGTTGTGTCGTATCAGATTTTGTCCGAGATTATAAATGAGAGGAACAGCCAGTAA
- a CDS encoding peptide-methionine (S)-S-oxide reductase, with translation MIRQAGFGGGCHWCTEAVFSSLKGIVSVQQGWIASTGSDMSFSEGVIVEYNDDIISFDTLIAIHLHTHSSTSQHSMRGKYRSAIYTFNVQDAESAKEAIETLQPEFESTIITKVLPYGAFTSSREELLDYYFNDPQKPFCELYINPKLKLIMERFSKLADTDKLRHLKQLDA, from the coding sequence ATGATTAGGCAGGCGGGATTTGGTGGTGGATGCCATTGGTGTACTGAGGCTGTATTTTCCTCGTTAAAAGGCATAGTGTCTGTGCAACAGGGTTGGATTGCCTCAACTGGTTCAGATATGTCATTTTCAGAAGGAGTGATTGTCGAATATAATGACGATATTATTTCCTTCGATACACTTATTGCTATCCATCTGCATACTCACAGCAGTACCTCACAACATTCAATGCGTGGCAAATATCGCTCTGCCATCTATACATTTAATGTTCAGGATGCAGAATCGGCCAAAGAAGCCATCGAAACCCTACAACCAGAGTTTGAAAGTACTATCATTACAAAAGTATTGCCCTACGGGGCATTTACCTCAAGCAGAGAGGAGTTGTTGGATTATTATTTTAATGACCCGCAAAAACCTTTTTGCGAACTTTATATCAATCCCAAATTAAAGCTTATCATGGAACGGTTTTCTAAGCTTGCAGACACTGATAAGCTAAGGCATCTGAAACAATTAGATGCATAA
- a CDS encoding bifunctional methionine sulfoxide reductase B/A protein, whose translation MLKWIDIIRFAGTGNPVPDKKVIKTNDEWQKLLTPEEFRITRLKGTERAHSSEMCSLFEPGKYACVCCGTLLFDANEKFESGTGWPSFTQPVTENAIAYHKDISYGMVRVETTCNTCDAHLGHVFPDGPGPGGLRYCMNAVALKKVESNERKATFGGGCFWCTEAVFNQLKGVTKVESGYSGGKIANPTYREVCSGLTGHAEVIEVTYNPDEITYGDLLRIHLSTHNPTTLNRQGADVGTQYRSAIFYRNEAEKKEAEQVIAEIQAVYDEPIVTEVAPLEYFYKAEEYHQDYYSNNSQEGYCQAVINPKLRKFRELFKNRLKDTKEGELK comes from the coding sequence ATGCTAAAATGGATTGATATCATACGGTTTGCCGGCACCGGTAACCCCGTTCCAGACAAAAAAGTTATAAAAACAAATGATGAGTGGCAAAAGCTGCTTACGCCTGAGGAGTTCAGGATTACCCGCTTAAAAGGCACTGAGCGGGCGCATAGTTCAGAGATGTGTTCCCTGTTTGAACCGGGAAAATATGCCTGCGTTTGCTGCGGGACATTGCTTTTTGATGCCAATGAAAAATTTGAAAGCGGTACCGGTTGGCCATCGTTTACTCAGCCCGTCACCGAAAACGCCATTGCCTACCATAAGGATATAAGTTATGGAATGGTGCGTGTTGAAACCACATGCAATACCTGCGATGCGCATTTAGGACATGTTTTTCCTGATGGGCCGGGTCCTGGTGGATTAAGATATTGCATGAACGCTGTAGCCCTTAAAAAGGTAGAAAGTAACGAAAGAAAAGCGACTTTTGGAGGAGGCTGTTTTTGGTGTACCGAAGCAGTATTTAACCAACTGAAAGGTGTCACGAAAGTAGAAAGCGGCTATAGCGGTGGCAAAATTGCAAATCCTACTTACAGGGAAGTTTGTAGCGGACTGACAGGCCATGCCGAAGTTATAGAAGTGACTTACAATCCTGATGAAATAACCTATGGTGATTTGCTTCGCATACACCTGAGCACGCATAACCCGACAACTTTGAACAGGCAGGGAGCCGACGTTGGCACACAGTACAGAAGCGCTATCTTTTACAGGAATGAAGCTGAGAAAAAAGAGGCGGAGCAAGTCATTGCGGAAATCCAGGCAGTCTACGATGAACCTATTGTTACAGAAGTGGCCCCATTGGAATACTTTTATAAAGCGGAAGAATACCATCAGGATTATTATTCCAATAATTCTCAGGAAGGCTATTGCCAGGCGGTTATCAATCCGAAACTAAGAAAATTCAGGGAACTTTTTAAGAACAGGCTGAAAGACACGAAGGAAGGAGAATTAAAATAA
- a CDS encoding SDR family NAD(P)-dependent oxidoreductase, producing MSKLKDKVAIVTGASKGIGASIAKYFAAEGAKVVVNYASSKEGADKVVRAITEQGGTAIAVQGDVSKEADVARIFEETRNTFGSLDILVNNAGVYLYEPIEQISAETFHKSFNINVLGSIFAIQESLKLFGDKGGNIINISSGASNSPLPTGSVYSATKTALDAITIALSKEFSGRNIRINSILPGIVETEGSHSAGFIGSEAEASFVSKTPLGRTGQPDDIAKVAVFLASDDAAWITGEKISVGGGIYGF from the coding sequence ATGAGTAAATTAAAAGACAAGGTAGCTATAGTTACAGGAGCATCTAAAGGAATAGGGGCTTCGATAGCAAAATATTTTGCAGCTGAGGGCGCAAAGGTGGTAGTAAATTATGCTTCGAGCAAAGAAGGAGCAGACAAAGTAGTTAGGGCAATTACTGAGCAGGGAGGAACTGCCATAGCCGTTCAGGGTGACGTGTCGAAAGAAGCCGATGTGGCAAGAATATTTGAAGAAACCAGAAATACATTCGGCTCACTGGACATTTTAGTGAACAACGCGGGCGTTTATTTGTATGAACCAATCGAACAGATATCTGCGGAAACTTTTCATAAATCATTCAATATTAATGTGCTGGGATCGATATTTGCAATTCAGGAATCCCTTAAGCTTTTTGGAGATAAGGGTGGAAACATTATCAATATCAGTTCGGGTGCAAGCAATTCGCCTTTGCCTACTGGTTCTGTATATTCTGCAACAAAAACGGCATTGGATGCCATTACGATTGCGTTGTCTAAGGAATTTTCCGGCAGGAACATCCGTATCAATTCAATTCTTCCGGGCATAGTAGAGACTGAGGGCTCTCATAGTGCGGGATTTATTGGTAGTGAGGCCGAAGCAAGTTTTGTTTCTAAAACACCACTCGGCCGTACTGGCCAGCCAGATGATATTGCAAAAGTGGCCGTATTTCTTGCCTCCGATGATGCCGCATGGATTACCGGCGAGAAAATTAGTGTTGGAGGTGGCATATATGGTTTTTAA